The Sporosarcina ureae genome includes a region encoding these proteins:
- the prli42 gene encoding stressosome-associated protein Prli42, whose product MSNKKIQKTVVYLMIVAMIASTMVMGLSMFL is encoded by the coding sequence ATGAGTAATAAAAAAATTCAAAAAACAGTTGTTTACTTAATGATCGTCGCTATGATCGCCTCTACCATGGTCATGGGTCTCAGCATGTTCTTATAA
- a CDS encoding acyl-CoA carboxylase subunit beta encodes MNIYDKINELYDKKREIELGGGDERIMKQHEKGKLTARERIEILLDEGTFVELNPFVAHRTRDFGMDELEGPGDGVVTGYGKIHGRPIYLFSQDFTVFGGALGEMHAMKIANVMDMAAKNGAPFIGLNDSGGARIQEGVLSLDGYGEIFYRNAIYSGVIPQISVILGPCAGGAVYSPAITDFVIMTDKTSQMFITGPKVIETVTGEKITSEDLGGAKVHNTISGNAHLRGESEEEVLQKTRDLLTYLPQNNTEKTPIQPFDEQDDYREDLADTVPYETIRPYDVRKVLEQVVDEGSFFEIQPEFAKNAVVGYARMKGETVGFVCNQPKVMAGGLDINSSDKIARFIRTCDSFNIPLITFEDVTGFFPGIKQEHGGIIRHGAKILYAYSEATVPKITLILRKAFGGAYVALNSKSIGADLVLAWPNAEVAVMGAEGAANIIFARDIANSENPEATRTAKIEEYREKFANPYVAASHGMIDDVIDPRETRIKLLQGLEMMRNKYEDRPKKKHGNIPL; translated from the coding sequence ATGAACATTTACGATAAAATCAATGAACTGTACGACAAGAAACGCGAAATCGAGTTGGGTGGCGGCGATGAGCGAATCATGAAGCAACACGAAAAAGGTAAACTGACTGCACGTGAACGTATTGAAATTCTACTAGATGAAGGTACATTCGTAGAGTTGAATCCTTTCGTTGCTCATCGTACACGTGATTTCGGTATGGACGAGTTGGAGGGACCTGGTGACGGTGTCGTAACAGGTTACGGTAAAATCCACGGTCGTCCGATCTATTTATTCTCCCAAGACTTTACGGTGTTTGGTGGGGCGTTAGGTGAGATGCACGCAATGAAAATTGCCAATGTTATGGATATGGCAGCCAAAAATGGTGCACCATTCATTGGTCTGAACGATTCAGGCGGCGCGCGTATCCAGGAAGGTGTATTGTCTCTTGATGGATATGGTGAAATTTTCTACCGTAACGCGATCTATTCTGGTGTAATTCCACAAATCTCGGTTATCCTAGGGCCATGTGCAGGTGGTGCGGTGTATTCACCTGCGATCACAGACTTCGTCATTATGACGGATAAAACGAGTCAGATGTTCATCACGGGACCAAAAGTGATTGAAACGGTTACAGGTGAGAAAATTACTTCTGAAGATCTGGGCGGAGCAAAAGTTCATAACACGATTAGCGGTAACGCACATCTTCGTGGGGAAAGTGAAGAAGAAGTATTGCAAAAAACGCGTGATCTATTAACCTACCTACCACAGAACAACACAGAAAAGACGCCGATTCAACCGTTCGATGAGCAAGATGATTACCGTGAAGATTTGGCAGATACGGTACCTTACGAAACGATTCGTCCGTATGACGTGCGTAAAGTGTTGGAGCAAGTAGTGGATGAAGGGTCATTTTTCGAAATCCAGCCTGAATTCGCAAAGAACGCAGTAGTCGGCTATGCACGCATGAAAGGTGAAACAGTAGGATTTGTCTGTAACCAGCCGAAAGTAATGGCGGGTGGACTAGATATTAATTCTTCTGATAAAATTGCACGCTTCATCCGTACATGTGACTCATTCAATATTCCGTTGATCACATTTGAAGACGTGACAGGCTTCTTCCCTGGAATTAAGCAAGAGCATGGCGGAATTATTCGTCACGGCGCGAAAATTCTGTATGCATATTCGGAAGCAACTGTACCAAAAATTACATTGATTTTGCGTAAAGCTTTCGGTGGCGCATATGTTGCATTGAACTCTAAATCAATTGGTGCCGATTTAGTCCTCGCTTGGCCGAACGCGGAAGTAGCTGTAATGGGTGCTGAAGGAGCAGCGAACATCATTTTCGCACGCGATATTGCAAACAGTGAAAATCCAGAAGCAACTCGCACTGCGAAAATCGAAGAATATCGCGAGAAGTTTGCGAATCCATATGTAGCAGCTTCACACGGCATGATCGATGATGTAATCGATCCGCGTGAAACACGTATTAAATTGCTTCAAGGACTTGAAATGATGCGTAATAAGTACGAAGATCGTCCGAAGAAAAAGCACGGCAACATACCTCTATAA
- the rnz gene encoding ribonuclease Z yields MDIEFLGTGAGMPSKQRNTSALVLDLTDENKENWLFDCGEATQHQLLHSAIKPKKITKIFITHLHGDHIFGLPGFLSSRAFLGGEDPVDLYGPAGLKEWLQHTYKVTGTYLPYQLNVHEIHDGLILETDEFTVYAQEVQHVIQSFGFRIEQKELPGTLLIDKAIEKGVPKGPMLQRLKDGFDIVLENGQTVYSRDVTTEKKKGFVIAVIGDTSYCQASVELAQDADIVIHEATFTDEYAAGAKEFGHSTIVEAATIAKEANAKNLIANHISARFMPSEMQAFVAEGTDVFEAISIADDFARYQWKHGELIKLQKN; encoded by the coding sequence GTGGATATAGAGTTTCTTGGTACAGGTGCAGGAATGCCGTCCAAACAGCGCAATACGTCAGCGCTCGTTCTAGATTTAACAGACGAGAATAAGGAAAACTGGTTATTCGATTGCGGTGAAGCAACACAACATCAATTGCTACACAGCGCCATCAAACCGAAGAAGATTACGAAAATCTTCATTACGCATTTGCATGGCGATCATATTTTCGGATTACCCGGCTTTCTTAGCTCACGTGCATTTTTAGGTGGAGAGGATCCCGTTGATCTGTACGGGCCTGCCGGTTTGAAAGAATGGTTGCAGCACACGTATAAAGTGACGGGAACGTACTTGCCTTACCAGTTGAACGTGCATGAAATCCATGACGGTTTGATCCTTGAAACGGATGAATTTACAGTCTATGCACAAGAGGTCCAACATGTCATTCAAAGTTTCGGCTTCCGTATTGAACAGAAAGAGTTGCCAGGGACATTATTAATCGACAAAGCAATCGAGAAAGGCGTTCCGAAAGGGCCTATGTTGCAGCGTTTGAAAGACGGTTTTGACATAGTGCTTGAAAATGGGCAGACCGTATACAGTCGGGACGTGACGACAGAAAAGAAAAAAGGATTTGTGATTGCGGTGATCGGGGATACATCCTATTGTCAGGCTTCCGTCGAACTGGCACAAGACGCGGATATTGTAATTCATGAAGCGACGTTCACGGATGAATACGCGGCAGGCGCAAAGGAATTTGGGCATTCGACAATCGTTGAAGCAGCAACCATTGCCAAGGAAGCCAATGCGAAAAACCTCATTGCCAACCATATTAGCGCACGCTTCATGCCAAGTGAAATGCAAGCTTTCGTAGCAGAAGGTACCGATGTATTCGAAGCCATTTCGATTGCAGATGATTTCGCGCGTTACCAGTGGAAACACGGAGAATTGATCAAGCTACAAAAAAACTAA
- a CDS encoding SPFH domain-containing protein, which yields MGFFNMFKNQFIEVIEWQAQDAHTVVYQFPVHNNEIKMGAELTVRESQVAVFVNEGEIADVFGPGRHILYTQNMPILTKLKSWKYGFNSPFKAEVYFINTKQFINQKWGTSNPIMMRDPDFGMIRLRGYGIYSYRVSEPTVFLRELFGTNSSYDTNSIEGHLKKMIISGLSDLFAESQIPALDLSMHYDELSEQGKEKMRSRFAAFGFEITSLYIENLSLPKEVEEAMDKRTSMGVLGNMQQYQQYQAAEAMRDAAQNEGGMAGAGVGMGAGMGMGQVMANAMNQNQAPQPPAQAATKSCPHCQATINANAKFCGQCGKSVETDKVPCIKCETLIPKDAKFCSSCGTSQVTEKICPACSHANLPGAKFCAECGETLDEK from the coding sequence ATGGGGTTTTTTAATATGTTCAAAAACCAATTTATCGAAGTAATCGAGTGGCAAGCACAAGATGCCCATACAGTAGTCTATCAGTTCCCCGTGCACAATAATGAAATTAAAATGGGCGCTGAGCTGACGGTCCGCGAATCTCAAGTCGCAGTTTTCGTCAATGAAGGAGAAATCGCAGACGTTTTTGGTCCAGGACGTCATATTTTGTACACACAGAATATGCCCATTCTAACGAAATTAAAGTCATGGAAATACGGTTTTAATTCCCCATTTAAAGCGGAAGTATATTTCATTAATACGAAGCAGTTCATCAATCAAAAATGGGGTACATCGAATCCTATCATGATGCGTGATCCGGACTTTGGCATGATCCGTCTTCGTGGGTACGGAATTTATTCGTATCGTGTATCGGAGCCTACCGTATTCTTGCGGGAGCTATTTGGAACGAACAGTTCATACGACACGAATTCTATTGAAGGTCACTTAAAGAAAATGATCATTTCAGGATTATCCGATTTATTCGCTGAGTCTCAAATACCCGCACTGGATTTGTCGATGCATTACGACGAATTAAGTGAACAAGGTAAAGAGAAAATGAGGTCTCGTTTCGCTGCATTCGGCTTCGAAATTACGTCACTTTATATCGAGAACTTGTCTTTACCAAAAGAAGTCGAAGAAGCAATGGACAAGCGTACATCTATGGGTGTGCTCGGCAATATGCAACAGTACCAGCAATATCAAGCAGCTGAAGCAATGCGTGATGCCGCACAAAATGAAGGCGGCATGGCGGGTGCAGGAGTCGGCATGGGAGCGGGTATGGGAATGGGCCAAGTGATGGCGAATGCGATGAATCAAAACCAAGCACCGCAGCCTCCAGCACAAGCCGCAACGAAATCCTGTCCACATTGTCAGGCCACGATTAACGCAAATGCCAAGTTCTGTGGTCAGTGCGGAAAATCCGTTGAAACCGATAAAGTACCTTGCATCAAGTGTGAGACCCTGATTCCAAAAGACGCGAAGTTCTGTAGCAGCTGCGGTACATCTCAAGTTACAGAGAAAATTTGTCCTGCTTGCTCACATGCCAATCTGCCGGGTGCAAAATTCTGCGCAGAATGTGGTGAGACGTTAGACGAAAAGTGA
- the proC gene encoding pyrroline-5-carboxylate reductase, whose product MEKILFVGAGQMAEAIIAGIVNKRVIYEDNVYVMNRSDTERLDELESRYGITKVCEDRDFIKKVDLVVLATKPKDVGKVMEDIAPYLGENTTVLSVIAGISIATFEKGLGKRPIARSMPNTSATIGKSASGIAFNDAVSERMQQSILSLLNAIGIVKVVEEDDLHAVTALSGSGPAYIYYLVEAMEEAAVAQGLDATDARELIVQTIYGAASMLKRTGEEPSVLRENVTSPGGTTAAGLQSLEDHNFKTIISDCLISAESRSRQLGSSK is encoded by the coding sequence ATGGAAAAGATTTTATTTGTAGGCGCTGGACAAATGGCAGAAGCAATTATTGCCGGGATTGTCAATAAACGAGTCATATATGAAGACAATGTCTATGTGATGAATCGTTCAGATACAGAGCGTTTAGATGAATTGGAGTCGCGTTATGGCATTACGAAAGTATGCGAAGACCGGGATTTCATTAAAAAAGTTGACTTGGTTGTGCTCGCAACGAAGCCGAAAGATGTAGGGAAAGTGATGGAGGATATTGCTCCATATCTTGGAGAAAATACGACGGTTCTCTCCGTCATTGCTGGAATTTCCATCGCTACATTTGAAAAAGGTTTAGGCAAACGTCCGATTGCACGCTCGATGCCGAATACGTCCGCAACCATCGGAAAATCAGCAAGCGGTATTGCGTTTAATGATGCGGTTTCGGAAAGAATGCAACAGTCGATTTTGAGTTTGCTGAATGCAATCGGTATCGTTAAAGTCGTCGAAGAAGATGATTTACATGCTGTAACCGCCCTTTCAGGTAGCGGTCCTGCGTATATCTACTATTTGGTAGAGGCGATGGAAGAAGCAGCGGTAGCGCAAGGTCTAGATGCGACGGATGCGCGTGAATTGATCGTCCAAACGATCTATGGTGCGGCGTCTATGCTAAAGAGAACTGGCGAAGAACCGAGTGTATTACGGGAAAATGTTACGAGCCCAGGCGGTACAACAGCAGCAGGTCTGCAGTCATTAGAAGACCACAACTTCAAAACGATTATCTCAGACTGCCTAATCAGTGCGGAAAGCCGCTCACGTCAATTAGGTTCATCAAAATAA
- a CDS encoding MBL fold metallo-hydrolase — MITKIITPTPFAVGDVNCFLLKGDTLTLVDAATKTPEAREVLQMKLKEMGYTFNDIEQVFVTHHHPDHCGWVELFDRAEILGHPYLNYWLTRDPEFLDRHDRFYEQSLIEEGVPEHFLKWVKRFRRSVDMMGGRPVDRLMNEGDDLPGHPGWKVQESLGHAQSHLSLFNEKEGVLIGGDLLLEKVSSNPLIEPPFKKEQGRPKSLLQYNASLERLLDLPLSLVYGGHGGEITNPHALITERLAKQRDRAMKVLAMLDESKTVFDVTKLLFPAVYEKELGLTLSETIGQLDYLVAAELISETVDSAGVHHYVRI, encoded by the coding sequence ATGATCACAAAAATTATTACACCTACGCCATTTGCGGTAGGTGACGTGAACTGCTTTTTACTAAAGGGCGACACATTGACTTTAGTAGATGCAGCAACGAAAACACCAGAAGCGCGTGAAGTGTTGCAGATGAAATTAAAAGAAATGGGCTATACATTCAATGATATTGAGCAAGTATTCGTCACGCATCACCACCCCGATCACTGCGGATGGGTCGAGTTGTTCGACCGTGCGGAAATTCTTGGTCATCCATATTTAAACTATTGGCTAACACGCGATCCCGAGTTTTTGGATCGACATGACCGTTTCTATGAACAATCATTAATAGAAGAAGGCGTACCGGAGCACTTTTTGAAATGGGTGAAACGTTTCCGTCGATCTGTCGACATGATGGGAGGGCGTCCCGTTGATCGCCTAATGAATGAAGGGGACGATCTGCCGGGACATCCAGGCTGGAAAGTCCAAGAATCTCTTGGCCACGCACAAAGTCATTTATCATTGTTCAATGAAAAAGAAGGCGTGTTAATCGGTGGTGATTTATTGCTTGAGAAAGTATCATCCAATCCATTGATTGAGCCGCCATTCAAGAAAGAACAAGGGCGTCCGAAGTCTTTGCTTCAATATAATGCATCACTGGAACGGTTATTGGATTTGCCGCTGTCACTCGTCTATGGAGGTCATGGTGGCGAGATTACGAATCCGCATGCGCTTATAACAGAACGTTTGGCGAAGCAGCGCGACCGCGCGATGAAAGTACTTGCGATGCTAGATGAATCAAAAACAGTGTTTGACGTAACGAAGCTACTGTTCCCAGCAGTCTATGAGAAAGAGTTGGGATTGACGTTGTCTGAAACGATCGGGCAGCTGGATTATCTAGTGGCGGCAGAGTTAATCTCCGAAACGGTCGACTCAGCAGGAGTTCATCACTATGTCCGCATCTAA
- the mce gene encoding methylmalonyl-CoA epimerase gives MNKVDHIGIAVKSIDESVNYYIDTLGLTVIAIEEVASQGVKVAFIDAHNVKIELLEPMTEASPIAKFIEKRGEGVHHIAFGVTDIRSRMKELEEKGVQLLSDEPKPGAGGAEVAFLHPKSSYGVLYELCEKTKGE, from the coding sequence ATGAACAAGGTAGATCATATAGGAATTGCTGTAAAAAGTATAGATGAATCAGTTAACTATTACATAGATACACTCGGTTTGACCGTCATCGCAATTGAAGAAGTGGCTAGCCAAGGGGTAAAAGTGGCGTTCATTGATGCGCATAATGTCAAGATCGAGTTGCTTGAACCAATGACAGAGGCGAGTCCTATTGCGAAGTTTATTGAAAAACGCGGTGAAGGGGTTCACCATATCGCTTTCGGTGTAACGGATATTCGTTCCAGAATGAAGGAATTGGAAGAAAAGGGCGTTCAACTACTTTCAGATGAACCAAAACCAGGTGCAGGTGGAGCAGAGGTAGCGTTCTTGCATCCGAAATCATCATATGGCGTGCTGTATGAATTATGTGAAAAGACTAAGGGGGAATAA
- a CDS encoding chemotaxis protein CheW, whose protein sequence is MQTVIVRTGNEEYALPVESVISIEKLEYVTPIPHLPSYLLGLMKSRGELVPILDLSQILYHQATPRDVETHVVVVKTDQLEVGLLVLDAREILELPEDRLTSTALKAYSKTPYLVTVANLDDRVVTVIDPNSMADSLQGMDEISSYMKEQHQSN, encoded by the coding sequence ATGCAAACTGTGATTGTTCGGACGGGTAATGAAGAATATGCGCTTCCAGTAGAATCGGTGATATCCATTGAGAAACTGGAGTACGTCACACCGATTCCCCATCTTCCTTCGTATTTACTCGGACTGATGAAATCGCGTGGTGAACTGGTGCCTATTCTGGATTTAAGTCAGATCCTTTATCATCAGGCAACACCACGGGATGTTGAAACGCATGTAGTGGTTGTAAAAACGGATCAGTTGGAAGTCGGTTTATTAGTGCTAGATGCAAGAGAGATCCTCGAATTGCCAGAAGACCGGTTAACGTCTACTGCATTAAAAGCATATTCCAAGACGCCTTATCTCGTAACCGTAGCGAATCTAGATGATCGTGTAGTAACGGTCATTGATCCAAATAGTATGGCGGATTCACTCCAAGGCATGGATGAAATCTCCAGCTATATGAAAGAACAGCACCAATCAAATTAG
- a CDS encoding BrxA/BrxB family bacilliredoxin: MTMNFDFYMNDMTNQARSEMEASGYKQLQTPEDVEEAFKQPGTTLVMINSVCGCAGGIARPAAAHAVHYDKRPDHLVTVFAGQDKEATAQARMHFGEDHIPSSPSFALLKDGKLVGEVGRFEIEGHDPMSVVVNLQEQFEEHCEEL; encoded by the coding sequence ATGACTATGAACTTTGATTTTTACATGAACGATATGACGAACCAGGCGAGATCCGAAATGGAAGCGAGCGGTTACAAGCAATTGCAAACACCTGAGGATGTAGAGGAAGCATTCAAGCAACCTGGTACTACATTAGTCATGATTAACTCCGTTTGTGGATGTGCTGGCGGAATCGCTCGCCCAGCGGCTGCACACGCAGTACATTACGACAAACGTCCAGATCACTTGGTAACAGTATTTGCTGGACAAGACAAAGAAGCAACTGCACAAGCACGTATGCACTTCGGTGAAGACCACATCCCATCTTCTCCATCATTCGCTTTGCTAAAAGACGGCAAACTGGTTGGTGAAGTAGGACGTTTTGAAATCGAAGGACATGACCCGATGTCAGTGGTTGTGAATCTTCAAGAACAATTTGAAGAGCATTGTGAAGAGCTGTAA
- the meaB gene encoding methylmalonyl Co-A mutase-associated GTPase MeaB, whose protein sequence is MHVMRGIESTHDGFVASSRKRFVKKDPSHKNLDVLQQEIENGSRLYLARGITLLESTKPSDKKVGQEVLTNLLPKTGNCIRIGITGVPGAGKSTFIEAFGLMLADMGHKVAVLAIDPSSTLTGGSILGDKTRMEELARHKNAFIRPSPSAGTLGGVHKKSRETMLLCEAAGYDVILIETVGVGQGETIVRGMVDYFLLLVLTGAGDELQGMKKGIMELTDGIVVHKNDGANKPLVKKTVREYTRIMHMLQPASPEWTSRVQPVSSIEKTGLEAVWETVLEFEKEMKEKNHWDTRRQHQTRDWFHAMIRDHLIDSFFSEQGRKTQVKALEDELLDGHVTVSGAIDRLFSS, encoded by the coding sequence ATGCATGTGATGCGCGGAATAGAATCCACACATGATGGATTTGTTGCCTCTTCACGTAAACGCTTTGTTAAGAAAGATCCATCTCATAAAAATTTAGATGTATTGCAACAGGAAATAGAAAATGGCTCTCGTTTGTATTTAGCTCGGGGTATTACGTTGCTTGAGAGTACAAAGCCTAGCGATAAGAAGGTCGGTCAGGAAGTGTTAACTAACCTTCTGCCGAAAACAGGGAATTGTATCCGGATTGGGATTACAGGTGTACCGGGTGCTGGGAAAAGTACGTTTATCGAGGCGTTCGGTCTAATGCTTGCAGATATGGGGCATAAAGTGGCGGTGCTTGCGATTGATCCAAGTTCGACACTGACTGGTGGAAGTATTTTAGGTGATAAGACGCGTATGGAGGAGTTGGCACGGCATAAAAATGCTTTTATCCGTCCTTCTCCGTCAGCGGGAACACTGGGTGGCGTGCATAAGAAATCTCGCGAAACGATGTTGCTTTGTGAAGCGGCAGGATATGACGTCATTTTGATTGAAACTGTAGGAGTCGGCCAAGGTGAGACGATTGTACGCGGAATGGTCGATTACTTCTTATTGCTTGTGTTGACAGGTGCTGGTGACGAACTGCAAGGTATGAAAAAGGGGATCATGGAGCTGACGGATGGTATTGTGGTGCATAAGAATGACGGTGCCAATAAGCCACTCGTAAAAAAAACAGTGCGTGAATATACTCGAATTATGCATATGTTGCAACCTGCTTCTCCTGAATGGACGTCGCGAGTACAACCTGTTTCTTCTATAGAAAAGACCGGCTTAGAAGCGGTATGGGAAACGGTTTTGGAATTCGAAAAAGAAATGAAAGAAAAGAATCATTGGGACACAAGACGTCAGCATCAAACACGCGATTGGTTCCATGCGATGATCCGGGATCACTTGATAGATTCGTTTTTCTCGGAACAAGGACGGAAAACGCAAGTCAAGGCACTCGAAGACGAATTGCTGGACGGACATGTAACCGTATCTGGAGCAATTGACCGATTGTTTTCTTCTTAA
- a CDS encoding DNA polymerase IV, which translates to MTDLTTANRRVIMHLDMNSFFASVEQAANPSLKGIPLAVAGNPKERRGILVTCSYEARAFGVYTTMTVGEAKRLCPNLTIIPPRHELYRQMSDSVFNILRSYTEWVEPVSIDEAYIDTTDIGGLTRAYDLAKEIQLRILAELDLPCSIGIAPNKFLAKTASDMKKPMGITILRKREVPKMLWPLPVIEMHGIGKRTEEKLHSADIKTVGDLATAEKITLEALLGKNGLRLKQRANGIDTRPVDPESADERKSIGSSTTLPVDLTEFEDCVPIFERLAKKVAARLETKRLAGMTISIQIRYADWQNTTRSRTLQQAIYLEGDLTEVALQLFQQHWNHEPIRLLGITAANVIERSEMVKQLTFDNFEQQEKEYEMDQLMSSLTQRFGDGIIKKGCTNK; encoded by the coding sequence ATGACGGATCTGACAACCGCTAATCGACGGGTCATTATGCATCTTGATATGAACAGCTTCTTTGCCTCTGTTGAACAGGCTGCGAATCCTTCATTAAAAGGAATACCCCTAGCGGTCGCTGGCAACCCGAAAGAACGCAGAGGGATTCTCGTGACCTGTTCATATGAGGCAAGGGCATTCGGTGTCTACACGACCATGACGGTAGGCGAAGCTAAACGACTTTGCCCCAATTTAACAATCATTCCACCACGGCATGAACTATACCGACAAATGTCCGACTCAGTTTTTAATATTTTACGAAGTTATACAGAATGGGTCGAACCCGTTTCCATCGATGAAGCGTATATCGATACGACGGATATTGGCGGATTGACACGTGCGTACGATCTAGCTAAGGAAATCCAGTTGCGTATTTTAGCTGAACTGGATCTGCCATGTTCAATAGGAATTGCACCGAATAAATTTCTTGCGAAAACAGCGTCTGATATGAAAAAGCCGATGGGCATTACCATTTTACGTAAACGCGAAGTACCGAAAATGTTATGGCCGTTACCCGTTATTGAAATGCACGGTATCGGCAAGCGGACGGAAGAGAAATTACATAGCGCAGATATTAAAACGGTGGGTGATTTGGCGACTGCTGAAAAAATTACGTTGGAAGCATTGCTTGGCAAAAATGGTTTGCGCTTAAAACAACGAGCAAACGGGATCGATACCCGTCCAGTTGATCCTGAAAGTGCAGACGAACGTAAAAGTATTGGCAGTTCGACTACCTTGCCTGTTGATCTAACGGAATTTGAAGATTGTGTTCCCATATTTGAACGACTTGCGAAAAAGGTAGCGGCCCGACTAGAAACGAAACGGCTAGCAGGTATGACAATCAGTATCCAAATTCGCTATGCTGATTGGCAAAACACGACGAGAAGCAGAACACTTCAACAAGCGATTTATCTTGAGGGAGATCTTACGGAAGTAGCACTTCAGCTATTCCAGCAACACTGGAACCATGAGCCAATTCGCTTACTAGGTATTACAGCGGCTAACGTTATTGAACGATCCGAAATGGTCAAACAATTAACATTCGATAATTTTGAACAACAAGAAAAAGAGTATGAAATGGATCAGTTAATGTCCAGTCTGACACAGCGTTTCGGAGATGGTATTATTAAAAAAGGATGTACGAATAAATAG
- a CDS encoding M20/M25/M40 family metallo-hydrolase — protein MNKQRLLQEFLELVKIDSETKNERNIADILTKKLQELGFDVMEDDTAETTGHGAGNLIANLPATVADADPIFFTCHMDTVVPGQSIQPIVKEDGYIHSDGTTILGADDKAGIAALLEMAKVIQESDKPHGPIQFIITAGEESGLVGAKAMNPDYLHAKYGFAIDSDGEVGGIVTAAPYQSKLWTTIYGKTAHAGVAPEKGISAISLAAKSIAGMKLGRIDEETTANIGRFEGGKATNIVCEEAFILSEVRSINPDKMKKQMDLMVEKFATTSESLGGKAETTTQLMYPGFSIGDDEEVVQVAMKSIRNVGREPKIMTSGGGSDGNVFNGMGVPTVTLSVGYEEIHTKNERMPVKELEKLTELVLEIVGQAIHKA, from the coding sequence TTGAATAAACAACGATTACTCCAAGAATTTTTGGAGTTAGTAAAAATTGATTCGGAAACGAAAAACGAACGAAATATTGCAGATATTCTAACGAAAAAGCTACAGGAATTGGGCTTTGACGTAATGGAAGACGACACAGCGGAAACGACAGGACACGGTGCGGGCAATTTAATCGCCAACTTGCCGGCTACAGTAGCTGACGCGGATCCGATCTTCTTCACATGTCATATGGACACAGTCGTTCCTGGGCAATCTATTCAGCCAATCGTCAAAGAAGACGGCTATATCCACAGCGACGGTACGACGATTTTAGGTGCCGACGACAAAGCAGGCATTGCCGCTCTACTGGAAATGGCGAAAGTGATCCAAGAGTCAGACAAGCCACATGGTCCGATTCAATTCATCATTACAGCAGGTGAAGAAAGCGGTTTAGTAGGCGCGAAAGCGATGAATCCGGACTACTTGCACGCAAAATACGGCTTTGCGATCGATAGCGACGGTGAGGTAGGCGGCATTGTTACAGCTGCACCGTACCAGTCAAAATTATGGACGACGATTTATGGAAAAACAGCGCACGCTGGCGTAGCTCCTGAAAAAGGAATTTCTGCGATTTCACTCGCTGCTAAGTCGATTGCGGGCATGAAGCTTGGCCGTATCGATGAAGAGACGACGGCGAACATCGGTCGCTTTGAAGGTGGAAAAGCTACGAATATCGTGTGTGAAGAAGCTTTCATTTTATCGGAAGTTCGTTCGATCAATCCGGACAAAATGAAGAAACAAATGGACTTAATGGTTGAGAAGTTCGCAACGACTTCTGAATCGTTAGGAGGCAAAGCTGAAACTACTACACAACTCATGTATCCTGGCTTCTCAATTGGGGATGACGAAGAAGTCGTGCAAGTGGCGATGAAGTCAATCCGTAACGTAGGACGTGAACCGAAGATCATGACGAGTGGCGGCGGAAGTGACGGCAACGTCTTCAATGGTATGGGAGTTCCTACGGTGACATTATCTGTTGGTTATGAAGAAATTCATACGAAGAATGAACGTATGCCGGTGAAAGAACTGGAAAAGCTGACGGAATTAGTACTTGAGATTGTCGGTCAAGCAATCCACAAGGCGTAA